Genomic window (Pirellulales bacterium):
GCGAGGTCCTGGGTGCCGCGCCGGTGGCCAAGTCCCAGAGCTGCACGCCCCGCTTATGACTTGCCGTCGCCAACATTGTTCCATCGCGGTTGAGGGCCAGGCCCTCGATGCGCCCGCCCTCGGTTTCCATCGTCTTTGCCGATTGCCAATCGGCCGTTTCGATGAAAACGACGCGCCCGCGGCCGTCGCCCGACACCAGATAGGCGCCGTCAGGCGAAAACGCCAGCGATACGATCCCGTGCTCGAATCGCTCCACAAGGGCGGCCTCTTCCGTCTGACGCGCGTCAGGCTGGAACGGCTGACCGACGCGCAGCAGCGGCTCGACGGCGCGGGCGGAAAGCGGGTTCCAGAGGCGCACCGTGCCGTCGTCGGAAGCCGAGGCCACGCGTTTGCCATCCGGCGACCAGGCCACGGCGTTCACCTCGTCGGTGTGGCCCTTAAGCGTGGCCCGCAGCTTGCCCGTGGAAGCGTCCCAAAGACGCACGGTATGGTCTTGGCTGGCTGTGGCGAGCAGGCGGCCATCGGGCGAAAAAGCGACATAATAGACGTCGCCTGTATGCCCGGTGAAGGTGATCGGTTCGACGCTTTTAACAAGCTCCGACAGCAAACGCCAGGCGAAGCCGCGTAGGTCAGGCTTTCCAGCCTGACGCCCGTCAGGCTGGAAAGCCCGACCTACACCCGCGGCGGCGAGAATCGCCTGGGCCTCGGCCGCGTGATCGTTGTCGTACGCCTGCCAGGCCGAGCGCACGACGGCGTCGTAGCGCAGCTCGTCGCGGCGCCGGGCCGCTTGCCGCGAGGTTTCCAGCGTCTCGGCCAGGCGGAGTGAATACCAGCGGCCGCCGGAGCCGACCACGGCCAGCAACACGAGCATCGCCGCCAGCAGTGCGCTGCGCACCGGCCTGCGCCGGAACCAGCGCAGGCCTCGCCGCAACCTGCTTAACCGCCGGGCCTCGGTCGCTTCGCCGCGCAGGAAGCGCCGCAGGTCGGCGGCCAGCGCCGCCGCGGTCGCATAGCGGCCGCTGGGCGAAGGGGCCAGCGCCCTTAAGCAGATGGCCTCCAGTCGCGAGGGAGATGGGGACGCAAGGCGGATGGAGTGACCAACTCGGCTTCGCCCACCAATCGCAAGGTTTCCAGATCGTTGGCGCCGCGAAAGGGAGGCCGCCCGACGAGCAACTCGTAGAGCACGGCGCCCAGGGCGTAGACGTCGGTCGCCGGCCCGACGTCGACCGCGCGTCCGGCGGCCTGTTCGGGGGCCATATACGACGGCGTGCCCAGCAGCACGCCGGTGCGCGTTTGCTCGCCATCGTCGTCCGTCAGCCGGGCCAGGCCGAAATCGGTGAGGCAGGGGACCACCGGCTGGCCGCGCAGCTCGACGGCGCCGAGCGAACCGGGCTCGGCGGGCGCCAGCAAGACGTTCGAGAGCTTGATGTCGCGGTGGATGATGCCGCGCGCATGAGCGTGAGCCATGGCATCGGCCAACAAGGCAACCAGGGCGGCGGCTTCGTGGAAGGCAACCGCCAGAGGATGTTCCTTGAGCCACTTGGCCAACGCGGGCCCTTCGCAATAGGCGGCCGCGATATAGACGAACGGCCCATCGTCGCCCACCTCGAAGATCGGTACCAGGTTCGGATGGGCCAGGGCGCTGGCCGCTCGTCCCTCGCGCAAGAAGCGTCGGTGCCGTTCGGGCGTGGTCAGCACCTCGGGCCTGGGCATCTTGAGGGCCACCAGGCGGCGCAATCGCGGGTCGACGGCCAGAAACACGACGCCTTGCCCGCCGCGACCGAGCTCGCGCAGCAGCTCGAACCGTCCGATCTGGGCTTTCAGCGGCGTCTCTCGCGATCCGCGCGCCTCCGGCAAGGTGGCGGCCGGCAAACTGGCGGCCGGCAAACTGGCGGCCGCTTGACGGGTCCGCGCGAGCAACGACACGCATGCGCCCAAGGCGCGCAGCCGCGGTTGCAAATCGGGCGGAACGAGGCCCTCGTCGAGCGCCGGATCGTCGCCGCGCGCCAGCGCCTCGTCATAGGCGATCAACAGCGATTCCCAAAGAGCTTCCTGGTCGGGCGAGGCCGAGGCCCCGTCTGGCTGCTGGTTGTTCGGCTGGCCCATAACCCCTGACTTTCCAGACTCCGGATGCCCGACGGCGGAGGCCCTGCTTCATCGTTGTTCTGACTGCGGTCCTGACTGCCCGTCGTCGAGCGCGGTCCGCAACTGCTCGATGGCCCGCACCCAGAGCTTTCGCGCCGCTTCGGGCGAACGGCCCATCAATTCGCCGATCTCTTCGAACGATTTGCGCTCGGTGTTGCGCAACTGGATGACGTCTTGGTAGTGGCCGGGCAAGGCCGACACCGCCCGCGACAACAACTCCGCCTCCTCAGCCGCCTGCAACTCGCGGCTGGGGGTTTCGATGTCGCTGGCGATGCTCAACTCAAAGCCGCCGGCCGCGGAGACCGACGGCGCCCGTTCGCGGCGCACGTCGCGTTTGGCGGCAAGGCGGAAATGCCGCACTTCCTGGCCGGCGTGGTTTTGCAGGATACGGTTGAGCCAGGCGAGCAGCTCCTCTTCGCTTTCTCCGCGAAACTGCTCGAAACCTCGTTCGGCGTCGAGAAACGCCTGCTGCACCAGGTCCGACGCGCCGATCTTGCCGCGCAGGCCCGGATCGAGCTCGCGTTCGGCCACGAGCAACAGGTATTGGCGGCAACGCTCGAAGAGCCTTCCTCGGGCGTCGGCCGAACCGCCGCGTCCGGCCGCGATCTGACGGCGCACCTCCACTACCGACTCAACTGCCGCATCGTGGGTCTGCATAACCAAAGATGCCTTTCTTCGAGGAAACGGACGGTTCGCCGCCAAAACCGGCGAGCAGCGCCGCTCCATGCCCGGCCGATCGAGATCACAGTTTGCCACCTACAACCCAACGGCGAGTTTCCCAACCGGGAAGCCGAAAGTCAAGTAATTCTCCAGGCCCGCGGAACCTGCGAGCCGCGAATGTCAAATCGCTGGTCGTCCGTCGTCCGTCGTCCGTGGTCCGTTGTTTTCCGCAAGTGCAAGCACTTCGGCGCGGTCCCTGCTTCCGGAGGGTGGGCTCGGCGCCCACCCCTGCCCGAACCGCGGCCGGGCGTGTGCCGGTTCGGTGGCACTCCGGGTCGAAACCGCGCGCGTGCCCGCGGGTCAGGCGTCCGCCTCGACCAACAGTCCGAGCTGCTGCAGCTTTTCGCGGCACTCGTCGCGCTCGCGGCAGCGCTTCATCTCGGACCATTCGGGCGGCTGCACCGCCAGAAAGTCGTCGAGCGTGGCCCGTGCCCGGCCGGCCGCCGCCAAGTGGGCCGTCAGCCGCTGGATCAGCTCGCGGTCGAGACGCGTCAAGTGCATCCCCGCGATGCGGTAGTCGACGAACGCCTCCCAGACCAGCGGAAAAAGCGGCCGCACGATTTCTTCGCCCATCGTGCGGGCGTATTGGCGAATCTCCCACTGCGCATGGCTGTCCATCCGCAGCGCCAGAAAATGGAGCAAGTTGTGAAGGTCGATCTTCCAATAGGCCTCGGTGTAGGTGGAGAGGGGCAGGTCTTTGCGGGCCTGCTCGCGGGCCACGCCCGACTCGATCCGCCGCTGGTACACCTCTCGCGCCTGTTCGAGCAGCTCCGCCTCGGCCTGCGAGAGGTCGGCGCCGAGATCGGCGGGCAACATGTCGCCGCTCCCCTGGCGGTTTTGCGTGGCCTGCGTGCGCCAGGCGGCGGGGTCGGTGCGTTGGGCCGCGTCGATCGCCAACGAATAGCGCGTGCTGTACTCGTTCACGTTCGCCGTGCGGTGCCGAATCCATTGCCGCCAGGCATCCATCGGCACGCGCACCAGGAATTTGACCTCCGCCATTTCGAACGGCGTCGTGTGCCGGTGCCGCAGCAAATAGCGAATCAGGGAGCGATCGTCGGAGACTTGCCGCGTGCCTTCGCCGTAGCTGACGCGGGCCGCTTGCACCACGGCCTGGTCGTTGCCCATCACGTCGACGAGGCACACGAACCCGTCGTCCAAGACGGGGAATTTTTTCCAGCGGAGATCGGCGGCGATGTCAGACATGATGCCATGATTGTGCCGGCCCGCTCGGCCGCTGGCAACGTCTATTGCCTATAACGTCTTTCCGCGCTACGGCCGCCAGTCGAGCCGGACGACGCCTTCGAGTTGGGCCAGGCGTGCGACAACCGGCGGCGTCTCGATGGCGTCTCCGGACGACCGCCACCGCACCTCGCACCGCAGCCTGCGATGTTGAAGCTTGGTGCTCGAGTGAAAGGCGCACGAATGGACGCGGACGCCCGCCTCATGCAGCATGCGGCGCAGGTCGTCTTCGCCGGGGCCGTCGGGCAAGACCGTCAGCCGCAAAACCGCGTGGCGATCTTGCTTCAGACGACGCTCGATCGATTTCAGGCCCGACAGCACGAGCATGCCCGCCGCGAGCATCGACAGGCCCAGGCCCAGTTGCCCGCCCCCGAAACAGAGGCCCATCAGCGTTACGTACCACAGCGTGGCGGCGGTGGTGACGCCCATCACCAGGTTGTCGCGTCGCAAGATGGCGCCGGCGCCGATGAAGCCCATGCCTGAAAGCACACCCAGCGGCAAACGCATCAAATCGAGCACGATGAACGAATCGGGCGTTTTGCCGGCCGTCGCCAGGAGCAGGTTGGCCTGGATCATGGAGACGGCGGCGGCGACGCAGACGAGAATGGTGGTCCGCAGGCCGGCAGGTTGGCCGTGCTCTCCTCGATTCAGTCCGATGCAACCGCCGGCAAAGACGGTCAAGGCAAGTCGGATGGCCACTTCGTGCCAGGCCAGTTCGAGGGGCATACAGATCTCCGCCGGGGATTGAAGGTTCCCCCAGGATACCGCGGCGCGGCGGAGATGCGCAGTAGGGTTCAGGGTTCATTCTTCGATGGCGCTGATCAAGGCCGCCACGATATCGAGCGAGGTCAAGACGCCGGCCGGGCGGCCCTGGTCGTCGAGGGCAATCAGCCGGTGAATGTGGTTCTGGCACATCAGTCGTGCGGCCGCGGTCAACGGCTGGTCGACCGCGACGGTTTGCACCAACGCCGACATGTGCGAAGCGACCAAATCGGTCGCCGGAATCTGGCACGCATGGCCGTTGGCGGCGGCAGGTGTCGGAGGACCGCCGCTTGAGTTGGCGATACAGCGCACGAAGTCGATGGCGCTCAGAATCCCCACGCACTGGTTGTGGTCGCCGACGACCGGCGCGCCGGAGATAAACTGTTGCGTGAGCACCGTGGCGGCTTCCGCCATGCTTTTGTTCGCGGCGACGCTGACCACGTTGCGCGACATGACATCCGACACGCGCAACGTCAATAATCGCTCGATGGCACTGTTCATTTTGATGGGAACTCCGTTAGGTTGGCTTGCTGGTCTTGCCCCAAAGCGACGTTTAAGCAAGTGAGGTGCCCAGCCGGACCAGCGCACCGTTTCCCCTTGATTTGTGGCCGTTTATCGCTTGCGTGGAGCAATGAGGGACGCGCAGAATTACGATGGGCGTGTGCGGAAACGCACGCGGCAGGCATTTCCGCACACTCGGCGAACCAAGGCGAGGATTCCAAAACCGCTTGATTTTGCGGGGAATTGCCGCCCCTCCGCAGGGCGGCACAGGCGTTGCTTTACAACTTCCGCGTGAGCGCGTGTTCGCTCAGGCCGGCCCAAAAGACCGAAGACCAAAGACCCAAGCCCCAAGACCTAGATGGAAAACATCGACTTGTTGATTGTCGACGACGACTCGGAATATCGCTCGACCGTGGCGCGCCGCTTTTCCCGCCGCGGCTATCGGATTCAAGAAGCCGCCGACGGAGAGACCGCGCTGGAACTGGCCGGCCGACGGCAGTTCCATGTGGCCGTGGTCGATCTGGTGATGCCGGGCCTGTCGGGCCTGGAGCTGATGCAGAAGCTCAAGGCCGGCACGCCCGACTGCGAAATCGTGATGCTCACCGGGCAGGGCACGATTGCCACCGCCGTCGAGGCCATGAAGCGCGGCGCCCACGACTTTCTCACCAAGCCCTTTCCGCTGGCCGAGCTGGAAGTCGTCGTGCAGAAGGCCTTCGAGCAGCGACAGTTGCGAAAGGAGAACCAGCAGCTTAAGGCGGTGCTCGAACGCAGCCAGCCCTCGTCGGAAATCCTCGGCCGTTCGACGGCCATCAAAGAAGTGCTGCGGCTCATCGACCGGGCCGGGCCGACCGACAAGGCCATCCTCATTCAAGGCGAAAGCGGCACCGGCAAAGAGCTGGTCGCACGGGGACTGCACCGCGCCAGCAAGCGGGCCGACAAGCCGCTGGTGGTCATCAACTGTGCGGCCCTGCCCGAAACATTGCTGGAGAGCGAGTTGTTCGGCCACGAGAAAGGCTCGTTCACGGGAGCCGTGAGCGCCAAGCAGGGGCTGTTCGAGCTGGCCGACGGCGGCACGCTGATGATCGACGAAATCGGCGAGATGCCCGGCTCGCTGCAAGCCAAGCTGCTGCGGGTGCTGGAAGACGGTTCGTTCCGGCGGGTCGGCTCGCTGAAGGAGTGCCGCGTGGATGTGCGGCTGCTGGCGGCCACCAACCGCGACATGGCCGCGGAAGTGCGGGCCGGACGGTTCCGAGAGGACCTCTTCTATCGCATCAACGTGATGTCGATGGAGCTGCCGCCGTTGCGGCAGCGGGCCGGCGACGTGCCGCTGTTGGTCGCGAAGTTTCTGGGGCCGGGCTGGGAAATCGAGCCGGAAGCGATGCAGGCCCTGGAGGCTTACGCCTGGCCGGGCAACATCCGCCAGCTCATCAACGTCATCGAGCGGGCCAAGATTCTCGCCGAAGGGACGATGGTCCGCTGGCAAGACCTCCCCTCCGAGGTCCGCTCCCCGACGCACGAGCCGCACGCCATGAACGGGCAGAGCGACAAGCTGGAAGAGATCGAGCGGACGCACGTGGTCGACGTGCTGGAACGCGAGAAAGGGAACAAAGCACGCGCGGCGCGGGCCCTGGGCATCAACCGCCGCAGTCTCTACCGGCTGCTGGAAAAGTACGGGATTGCGTAGCGCTTTGTCGGTCGTCGATGATTGGTTCGGGGTGAGTGTAGGGTGGGACCAGCGAGCTTTCGAGCGCCGGCCCACCACGAAGGACGCCGGCCATCGGTGGGCCGGCGCTCGCAAGCTCACTGGTCCCACTCTACGATGCATTTCGCGCCATCCCTCAGCCAGGAAGCGGCGGGACATCGACGACCGCACGCCGACCGGCTAAACTAAGGTCGACGGGGCGCATGGGAGACGAATATGGCAACGGTCCCTTCACCACCGCGTTCGCTCGGGGCCGAGGCGGAAATCGAATACCCCACCGGAGACGGCCGGCCCGTGGGTGAAACACCCATCCATCGCGATAATCTCTTGATCGGGGTCAAGACGCTCCAGCGGTATTTCGCCAACGAGCCGCTGGTGTATGTGTCGGGCAACATGTTCGTCTATTACGAGAAAGGCAATCCGCGCAAGCATGTTTCGCCTGACGTCTTCGTCGCCGTCGGCGTGCCTAAAGACAAGCCCCGCGATGCGTACTTTGTCTGGGAGGAAGGTCATGGGCTGGACTTCGTGGTCGAGCTGACCAGCAAATCGACACGAGACGAAGACCTCGACGAGAAGATGGCGATCTATCAGGACAAGATCGTCGTGCCCGAATATTTTCTGTTCGATCCCAAGGACGAGTATCTCGGTCCGCCGTTACAAGGCTATCGTCTGCGCGAGGGGAAGTATGCTCGCATCGAAACGGTCGAGGGGCGATTGCCCAGCGAAGTCGTCGGTTTGCACCTGGAGCGCGACGGCGAGTGGTTGCGGTTTTACAATCCTGCCACCCGCCGCCGGCTGCCGACCCCGGACGAGCTCCTGCTTGAGGAACAAGCGAAGCGCAAGCGGGCCGAGGCGCAGCGCAAGCGGGCCGAGGCGCAGCGCAAGCGGGCCGAGGCGCAGCACAAGCGGGCCGAGGCGCAGCGCAAGCGGGCCGAGGCGGAACGCAATCGCCTCGTGGCTGAATTGGAGGTATCCGGCAACGAATTGGAGCGATTGCGGAAGGAACTCGAGGAATGGCGGCGACATTTTGGCGAGCCGTTGGGCGGCGGCTCGTCTGCCAACAAGTAGACCGCGCTGAGACTGGGCGCCAGCCGGTCGACGCCATGATCGTCGGCCGGCTGGCAAAAACGCCGAATTTGACACCGAGTCTGTTCTACTCGCCACGACCGAGCTTGCCTCGGTCGGGGTAGAGTCGAGAGGTGGCGCGGTGGTTTAGGTGCGGAAGCGATGAACTCGACTTGAACCAGATCGCAATCACCGAGGCTAGACGGGTCGGGACGGCATCGCAGCAGGATGCCGCTCGCTTGCCGAGCGGAGGCTCACGTTGGTCTCTAGACGGGTCGTCGGGACGGCATCACAGCAGGATGCCGCCCGCTTGCCGGGCGGAGGCTCACGTTGGTCTCTAGGAGGGGTGGGGGCGACGCCGCAGGAGGATGCCGCTCGCTTGCCGAGCGGAGGCTCACGTTGGTCTCTAGACGGGTCGGGGCGGCACCGCAGGAGGATGCCGCCCGCTTGCCGGGCGGAGGCTCACGTTGGTCTCTAGACGGGTCGGGGCGGCACCGCAGGAGGATGCCGCCCGCTTGCCGGGCGGAGGCTTACGTTGGTTGCTAGAGTTGCCTTTGAGCGGGCTCGCCGCCTTTAGAGACCAGCGTTAAGTACCGCCGGGCAAGCCGGCGGCATAACCGACGAAGGTGCGGCGCCGCCTGTAGAAACCAGCGTCAGCAACCGCCGGGCAAGCCGGCGGCATGTTCCCCAGAATAATCGCCCAGCGACATTGCGGTTCGTCGGCCCAGGTCGTCCGCCCGCCATGCCCCGCTTCTTGCCTCGGTCGGGCGATGATTGGACGCCAGAGGCCGGCCCGGACAACTGCCCCTTCCTCAACGGTCGTCCACCAGCCGCCGCCTCGCCGCGGCTGGCGGACGACCGTGGCGCGCACCGTCGCCGGGAGGAAGGAGGTCGCCGCTTCGTCTCTGCCGGTCAATCACAGCCCCACCGGCATAAAGCCGGGTGGTGGCTTGGCTGCCCGCCACGATCCGAGCTTGCCTCGGTCGAGCGCTGATTGACCGCCAGAAGCCGGAGCTTGAAATAGATCAG
Coding sequences:
- a CDS encoding serine/threonine-protein kinase, which translates into the protein MGQPNNQQPDGASASPDQEALWESLLIAYDEALARGDDPALDEGLVPPDLQPRLRALGACVSLLARTRQAAASLPAASLPAATLPEARGSRETPLKAQIGRFELLRELGRGGQGVVFLAVDPRLRRLVALKMPRPEVLTTPERHRRFLREGRAASALAHPNLVPIFEVGDDGPFVYIAAAYCEGPALAKWLKEHPLAVAFHEAAALVALLADAMAHAHARGIIHRDIKLSNVLLAPAEPGSLGAVELRGQPVVPCLTDFGLARLTDDDGEQTRTGVLLGTPSYMAPEQAAGRAVDVGPATDVYALGAVLYELLVGRPPFRGANDLETLRLVGEAELVTPSALRPHLPRDWRPSA
- a CDS encoding sigma-70 family RNA polymerase sigma factor, whose protein sequence is MQTHDAAVESVVEVRRQIAAGRGGSADARGRLFERCRQYLLLVAERELDPGLRGKIGASDLVQQAFLDAERGFEQFRGESEEELLAWLNRILQNHAGQEVRHFRLAAKRDVRRERAPSVSAAGGFELSIASDIETPSRELQAAEEAELLSRAVSALPGHYQDVIQLRNTERKSFEEIGELMGRSPEAARKLWVRAIEQLRTALDDGQSGPQSEQR
- a CDS encoding sigma-54 dependent transcriptional regulator, producing MENIDLLIVDDDSEYRSTVARRFSRRGYRIQEAADGETALELAGRRQFHVAVVDLVMPGLSGLELMQKLKAGTPDCEIVMLTGQGTIATAVEAMKRGAHDFLTKPFPLAELEVVVQKAFEQRQLRKENQQLKAVLERSQPSSEILGRSTAIKEVLRLIDRAGPTDKAILIQGESGTGKELVARGLHRASKRADKPLVVINCAALPETLLESELFGHEKGSFTGAVSAKQGLFELADGGTLMIDEIGEMPGSLQAKLLRVLEDGSFRRVGSLKECRVDVRLLAATNRDMAAEVRAGRFREDLFYRINVMSMELPPLRQRAGDVPLLVAKFLGPGWEIEPEAMQALEAYAWPGNIRQLINVIERAKILAEGTMVRWQDLPSEVRSPTHEPHAMNGQSDKLEEIERTHVVDVLEREKGNKARAARALGINRRSLYRLLEKYGIA
- a CDS encoding MgtC/SapB family protein; protein product: MPLELAWHEVAIRLALTVFAGGCIGLNRGEHGQPAGLRTTILVCVAAAVSMIQANLLLATAGKTPDSFIVLDLMRLPLGVLSGMGFIGAGAILRRDNLVMGVTTAATLWYVTLMGLCFGGGQLGLGLSMLAAGMLVLSGLKSIERRLKQDRHAVLRLTVLPDGPGEDDLRRMLHEAGVRVHSCAFHSSTKLQHRRLRCEVRWRSSGDAIETPPVVARLAQLEGVVRLDWRP
- the thyX gene encoding FAD-dependent thymidylate synthase, with the translated sequence MSDIAADLRWKKFPVLDDGFVCLVDVMGNDQAVVQAARVSYGEGTRQVSDDRSLIRYLLRHRHTTPFEMAEVKFLVRVPMDAWRQWIRHRTANVNEYSTRYSLAIDAAQRTDPAAWRTQATQNRQGSGDMLPADLGADLSQAEAELLEQAREVYQRRIESGVAREQARKDLPLSTYTEAYWKIDLHNLLHFLALRMDSHAQWEIRQYARTMGEEIVRPLFPLVWEAFVDYRIAGMHLTRLDRELIQRLTAHLAAAGRARATLDDFLAVQPPEWSEMKRCRERDECREKLQQLGLLVEADA
- a CDS encoding CBS domain-containing protein; the encoded protein is MNSAIERLLTLRVSDVMSRNVVSVAANKSMAEAATVLTQQFISGAPVVGDHNQCVGILSAIDFVRCIANSSGGPPTPAAANGHACQIPATDLVASHMSALVQTVAVDQPLTAAARLMCQNHIHRLIALDDQGRPAGVLTSLDIVAALISAIEE
- a CDS encoding WD40 repeat domain-containing protein, which encodes MRSALLAAMLVLLAVVGSGGRWYSLRLAETLETSRQAARRRDELRYDAVVRSAWQAYDNDHAAEAQAILAAAGVGRAFQPDGRQAGKPDLRGFAWRLLSELVKSVEPITFTGHTGDVYYVAFSPDGRLLATASQDHTVRLWDASTGKLRATLKGHTDEVNAVAWSPDGKRVASASDDGTVRLWNPLSARAVEPLLRVGQPFQPDARQTEEAALVERFEHGIVSLAFSPDGAYLVSGDGRGRVVFIETADWQSAKTMETEGGRIEGLALNRDGTMLATASHKRGVQLWDLATGAAPRTS
- a CDS encoding Uma2 family endonuclease; translation: MATVPSPPRSLGAEAEIEYPTGDGRPVGETPIHRDNLLIGVKTLQRYFANEPLVYVSGNMFVYYEKGNPRKHVSPDVFVAVGVPKDKPRDAYFVWEEGHGLDFVVELTSKSTRDEDLDEKMAIYQDKIVVPEYFLFDPKDEYLGPPLQGYRLREGKYARIETVEGRLPSEVVGLHLERDGEWLRFYNPATRRRLPTPDELLLEEQAKRKRAEAQRKRAEAQRKRAEAQHKRAEAQRKRAEAERNRLVAELEVSGNELERLRKELEEWRRHFGEPLGGGSSANK